Proteins from a genomic interval of Paenibacillus sp. FSL H8-0048:
- a CDS encoding STM3941 family protein, whose product MMDNRRYNDGGYQPFVVAASRVKILLMLAGALLFVIVGIQFLVWSQGVTPDLAILLLTLGIVCTVLFGLSALVLLIMLLRRTPLIVVDAQGIDDQSSAIPAGRLMWEEISDIRLIRYSGQKNICIYLTDPKAYLARQRGWRRWLMAINQRLVGTPVNIAGQSMGVSLEQVYEEMELRRRLWAGQW is encoded by the coding sequence ATGATGGATAACCGGCGGTATAACGATGGAGGCTATCAGCCGTTTGTGGTGGCAGCTTCACGGGTGAAAATCTTGTTGATGCTTGCGGGAGCGCTGCTTTTTGTGATAGTGGGGATTCAATTTCTGGTATGGTCCCAAGGGGTGACGCCGGATCTCGCCATCCTTCTGCTCACGCTGGGAATCGTCTGCACAGTGCTGTTTGGCCTGTCGGCACTGGTTCTGCTTATCATGCTGCTGCGCCGCACACCGCTGATTGTGGTGGATGCCCAGGGAATTGATGACCAGTCTTCCGCTATTCCCGCAGGCCGGCTGATGTGGGAGGAGATTTCCGATATCCGCCTGATCCGCTACTCCGGGCAAAAAAACATCTGTATCTACCTTACCGATCCCAAGGCCTATCTGGCCCGGCAACGCGGGTGGAGACGCTGGCTGATGGCCATCAACCAGCGTCTCGTCGGCACTCCCGTAAATATTGCGGGCCAGTCCATGGGGGTGTCCCTGGAGCAGGTGTATGAAGAGATGGAGCTTCGAAGACGGCTATGGGCCGGGCAATGGTAA